In Cataglyphis hispanica isolate Lineage 1 chromosome 8, ULB_Chis1_1.0, whole genome shotgun sequence, the DNA window CACCTGGTTTCGACTCGAAAAATTCATCCAACCAAGCTCTCAATTCTGCATCAGTATTGAACAAAACTCCGCGCATAGCATTTGAAAGAGATCGAAAGAGGTGGAAATCCGAGCTGTTGCGGCCTTAGAATCttgattaaaagcaaaaagaagGAGGTGTCGAAAATGCTCATTTTTCTCAACTTGACATTCCATTTTAATGATctgaaaattaacataaattaattcgaacaaaaaaaaaacagattccGGACAAAACATCCTCTTTCGAATGATTTAAGACATTATGCCAGAAACATTTAATGACATGcggaatgttaaaatttaaaaaaacggcGGGAACTTAGTTGCCAACCTAATACATTAAgccaaacttatttttttctgcaaattgttCGTCCAAATATGGAATGCTCCTATTCCATATTTACTGAAAGTAACAGAGCTGTAGTAAAGATTCTGGGCATCATAAACTTCACTGCAACACTGTAAATGTTCGTTGGATCGACCACGTAAAGGTTCGACTTTGATCTACAATCGTCATGTATGACAGTATCTGAAGCATCCGCAGAGGCCATTTCTACCACTCGTCACAATTGACATGCACTATGGAAGTTTTTTAGATTACGTATCGTTTTTTCAAGTCCTCTATTAAACTGTCTAAAAATGTCGTTGAGATTGCATCAGTTCGCGGCGTTACTACAATGTGCATTACTTCTCAGATGATCTACGTAGCACCGTTTTGCTGAAATATGCAGTTTTATTAGCTTGAACACTGTTGCACATTTCGTCGCTTACACTTACCACATTCTACGCACGTGTCTTCTTAACCACGAGACTTTCTTCCGATTTAcggtgattaattattaatatattctatcagctgaaaacaaatttttatagtattcCTACAGTGAATTTTGATCACCAAATAAAAGGAAACTTGCGTTTCCGCTGTTGTGTGATTCATTGTCACGGAATTACAATCATTAAAGTATTAAGTAGCCAAACAAGCATAAGCTCTGAGTTATCAAAACACGGAATTACAATCATTAAAGTATTAAGTAGCCAAACAAGAATAAGCTCTGagttatcaaaatatcaacTATATCTTGACAACTGAGCCAGAAGGCTTTACTAGATCTCGAGAAACAATATCTATAGCTACCAAACCATGCAGTAAATTcatcaagaaaaatttgtagcaAGTATAatccaaaataattattattccagATAATTATGAAGAAACTATACGATGGCATGCTCCTTTTggcagaaatattatttcttattttgaaagtcctttatttcttttgcgagagcatatttacaatatttattccaGCAACAAGAAAAAGCGTTGCTGGTGAAGTTGTTTTGGTACGTACGGAATTCATAATATACGCatagatatagaaaattaatatttaatatacagggtgtcctaaaaattttgacacacccgaagtgtgaaggtagattgggccaaattGAATCAaaaagtcctataccattttgcaaaattcgcaacaatttttgcgttattaattaaaatatgtgaactAATGAGCGCGTTGGAAAGTGATAGGCCGGTAGGTACCGGCAGGCATGTACGACGGATTACTTGTGTACGTTTTTTTAGCAACGAAGGTATCATCTAAGCAAGAGGTGACAGCGTGACTCCACCTCTCGCTTAGATGATGCTTTTGTTACTAAGagcttttcgactcagtttggtccAATCTACCCTTCACACTTCGAGTGTGccaaaatttttaggacactctgtatacactattccaaaaaaaaatagggaacACTTTTTATTCCCTAAAAATTGAGCCAAATTGCTGAAACTCggcaaaaactaaaaaaacattttaaagtttaaagctTCAACTTTAACATGctatcaatgattttttttcaaatttctttttcttccttgtTCTGGgctttagaaaaaaacatatttttttgtttcttaaaattatgtatttttgacgtattttttaaatataagaaaataataaattttttaaaaatcatcaatagCATGCTAAAGTTGAAacttcaagctttaaaatgtTCTTTTGATTTTGTGTCTATgatgatttttcgtcgagATTCAGCGAATTGAAAATAGcctaatttttagaatataaaaagtgttccccatttattcttaaatatagtatattccGATAGATAATAGGTGTGAAtcgtttattttcaaatctaattattgttcgataaaaaattattgattatttattttttatataatatttttatatattatatataatatataattcttatataaattgggcaaaaatttgtaaactataaaatttatgataataatatataattcacgcGATGCGGCCTACTTAATACATAGTTTGCGACAGGTAACAGGTGCGGGCCATGGTATCGGGAAAGAATTAGCGATTGGTTATGCATCATTAGGAGCAACAGTAGTATGTTGGGATATCAATGAAAAAACTAATAATCAAACGATGAACGAGATTAAAATGATGGGAAAAAACACTGCATACGCCTATCAGTAAATCAATATTGctgatttcataaaataaaaatcgaatcgAATAGTTTACGCGCATACAATTAACTACACACGTCTAACTATTGTCAACGCTGATTACAAATTTGATCGGTATTTTTATAGATGCGATGTAACAAACAGGAAAGAAGTCTTTAAGGTAGCGGAAAAAGTAAGAAAAGAAGTCGGTGACGTTACTATTTTGGTCAACAATGCCGGTACACTGTTTGTTAAAAAACTCCTAGATCAAAGTGCCGATGAAATTAGACGAGTTATAGATGTCAACTTAATATCGCATTATTgggtaaataatatatttgcgatgTATATTACAGTtaagagatatatgtatataaaataattgctaatgcaatttagattattttttaaaagagagatacgcggtaaaaattaatttactacatttacaattgaaacaaatttaagagacaaaatacacatacaagttcacgcacacacgcacccGCATATATGTACGTAATAAGCCTCCACAAATTGtctcaaataaaatagaattacttTTAGATGTTGCAAGCTTTTTTACCAAATATGATTGAAAAGAATGACGGTCATGTTGTGGCGATCTCATCAGTAACAGCATTCGTAGGCGCTACGCATGGCACGGTTTATTGCCCCACAAAATCTGCGGTCAAAggtaattaaatcttatcatACTTTTGCGTGTGTATAGTgtattaaggatgtatgtgacatgtatcgaaatactaacaaaagcattaaaatttcatagattgttctactatttcttctgaatatttctgcaaaaactaagcacaattctcttaacggtttggaagttatttaaatttaaagttactattgattcttatggaaaatcatctattgtagcacttattgacaaatttgacaaagaaaaaaatattaccaataaaataaaaattttcacatatattaaggaaattctaataaatatttgtgcaaaacttgatttagatccactaattcgtttaaaagttatttattaaaaattgtagaaaaatattatctatctctttttctctttctgcaaattactcatttttctttgttttttgcagttgatttcagaggatattcacgatcaaaagtttttgccataaattaggaaaaatattaattacaactattttcttttacgaagacatcaaaatccatattattttgtgatattttaatttttttcgtaacccgaatttatttttttaatttctcaaacaatataaacgtaagaaacatgttttctttttaattttgacaatttttttgctactattgtacatccttaaaaaaacgcgctgaaaattaaattactatacatttgaaattaatttaagtaactaaatgcatatacatgtacacgtacacacatatatttgtacGTAACAAACTTCCGTTTTGTCCCTAAATTGttcctaaataaaataaactcaaATAAAATCACTTTTAGACATTGCAAGCGTTTCTACCAAGTATGATCGAAAAGAATCACGGTCATGTTGTGGCGATCTCATCATTAACAGCATTCGTAGGCGCTACGCATGGTACGGTTTATTGCCCCACAAAATCTGCGGTCAAAGGTAATTCAATCTTAATTTTGCAgagcaatatcttttttaatttgaatactttttctaatattttcttcatgtGCATGTTATAGCACTTATGGAAGCTATCAGCAACGAATTGCGTACATATAGCAAaggaaaatctttaattaaatttactacCGTTTTTCCGACTCTAGTATTTACTGGATTGttgaaaaagataagaataagGTATGTTTATAAAGTTCACAgatcgtaattaatatttcgtaataGCAATGATGtgtaaaatagttataattttattcatataatttataaattaccatataaaatattagtattttttattatcatagatATTACATTACACACGCACAactacaaaatattacatattgaagtaataagatatttttataataattattgctgatagataattttattttatttgttaataatagattttcaaatataatggGAGGGATTTCTCCGCAGAAAGCAGCTTCACTAATAATCGATGCGCAAAgacaaaatttcaaagaaagagGTATACCTTCATATTGGCTgccaatattacaattaaagaggtaaattgtgcaaatagaaattctattattaaatgcgcataatatattttcaaaaaatcattataaatggTAATAAGCTACAAAGCGATTCATAAATCGTTAATAAATGCTGTTGTActacgattatattatttccctctatataatctctataataaaaatgaaatattttgttttcagtATTGCACCCAACAAGGTATTTTGGTGCATATTTGATTTCTTAGGTCTCGGCGCtgatgaagaaaattaaaaaattttaaaaatatgggcCTGTATACAtatcattacatatttatatcttacaatatacatgttatatatgcAGAGTCTTCAAAGTCTATCCCTCaccaatattttgaaaacggcacaaaattatgaaaaactgaAATACGcattcaattatttcaaagGGCAAATCATTTTAAGGGGGTTGGCCGCGTTGCCCCCTCCAAGGGGATGCTCCAAGAAAACCccaattcaaaaatttcaaacgaaACTTTCCATATTGTAGTATATAGTTTGAAAggtcataaaaaaagaagtttttttttgcgtaaacCGGAGGTTGATACATTGACCCGTTTGGGAATTAAGATCAAATTTCAgtcaaatttcaaaagatcGTTCCATTTGGTCaaagttttgaaatatttttaaatactttccaTAAAGACATtcaaatatctctctctttttttttaaggaaattaaaaaattgtttaattcaagataatgacaaaacatttttttacgaaaccAAGATCCAGTCTGAATTATTTTGTGGAAAGGACTTGAAAAATGAACTTTTACATCccaaacgttttttttttttttttagaattttccaAGTGGAagtaatgtttttttgaaaattgtaacTTTTTCGAACTTTGACCCTAAATAATTCTCGAATGGGTCAATTTCCGATTTGCgccaaaaattttcttttttatgccCTTTAAAGTATACTACAATATGGAGGActccattaaaaatttttaggttGAGATCTTCCTGTGGCACTTCCTCGAGGAGGCAACTCCTTCAATCCCCTTCAAAGAGTAGCCTCCCGAAATGATTAAACACATATTTCgcgttttttcataattttgaaccgctttcaaaatataaaaggtaAAGACAGACTTTatagacaccctgtatataattatgttgcaATCTCTTATAGCAACTAtcgttgttttattaaaataaaaaaaaaaacaatttagacAATTTAGACAATTCTTATAAttctatgtacatataaaatgttcGAATATCTAAAATGTGTCAAATCTCCATCCCCAAATTCCATTGCAAATTTATcggtaatttatttaaatatataaattttgctacCAGAcgttttaatgtttaattaaataactacaataaatcttgttatatttataaccaacaattttaattttctgtgtACCTGCCACGCAAGTTTAATtacctctaaaaaataaaacattgcttgtaacaataataatatgctgTTGCTTTAAATAGTGAGAAAGCGATTTTTGTTTACCTAAATCTTTCAGTACTACTGTCATGCACGCTTGCTAAATTCATTTTACAGAGTCCTTTGTATGACAAAATTCGTCAACGATATTTTGTCAGACTTTGCTCGCACGATGGACACTCAAATgcaaatactttaataaaggTGATTTTGCGTCCAGCGTGCGAgagtagaaatttaataaaaagacaatTGTTTTCAACactatatatgatttaaaaaattcacatgCGCAAAAACGCACAATGCAACTGTcaagtatgaaaaaaatttaaattctaaagaaaTCAAGGTGTTTTTCTACGCGTCCTTTGGGTGAATAAAATAACGCACATAGAAATTCAGAGAGATGTCTGAATTTAATTAGTCTTTTCAGAAGCAATTTTCACGTCgaataagagaaattataattaatgctaTAATCAATGTTTGATTGTTAATGTATTGTATTCCGATTCGCGCtactttcaaaaactaaagattttgctattatatagGGGAAAGAGTAAAACCGGATACTTTATTGGATTTGCCTTCCTATAAAAAAGagggtaaaaaaaattatatgaggtGTCCGATTTTGTCCCAACACGAGAAAAGTAACAAATAATGGCGACTGTATACATTTCGGCGTACAAAGAGACGATCAAAACTAGTGCGACATACTCTGTAATACATGCAGAATACATACTGCATTTACCAAAACAGATGTTCTGTGTGGAAAAAGTCCACGATGATTCGATTGTTGCTTCAATATCGATCTTTTTCAGCCCAAAAAACCGTGGACTTTTcccaaaaaagaaatatcgtgTGCACGTGGGTATAgcttatcttaaaataatgatggcgtcaatttaattaataacacgaGTTGATTAAAGATAGCAACATTTATCACGAACAAGCAGAGATATAGATTAAGAAAACTTTCagattttggaaaattttttgtaataccaTTTTTTTCACGGAGAACACACAAAGAAACTAGGGTAgaggtattttaattaataacaagagAATTTCGTAAACccgaaaattctgattttagtaaaattttgtctgtgtaaaaaaagtaaataaat includes these proteins:
- the LOC126851792 gene encoding 17-beta-hydroxysteroid dehydrogenase 13-like isoform X5, with protein sequence MKKLYDGMLLLAEILFLILKVLYFFCESVFTIFIPTTRKSVAGEVVLVTGAGHGIGKELAIGYASLGATVVCWDINEKTNNQTMNEIKMMGKNTAYAYQCDVTNRKEVFKVAEKVRKEVGDVTILVNNAGTLFVKKLLDQSADEIRRVIDVNLISHYWTLQAFLPSMIEKNHGHVVAISSLTAFVGATHGTVYCPTKSAVKALMEAISNELRTYSKGKSLIKFTTVFPTLVFTGLLKKIRIRFSNIMGGISPQKAASLIIDAQRQNFKERGIPSYWLPILQLKSIAPNKVFWCIFDFLGLGADEEN
- the LOC126851792 gene encoding 17-beta-hydroxysteroid dehydrogenase 13-like isoform X3 — protein: MKKLYDGMLLLAEILFLILKVLYFFCESIFTIFIPATRKSVAGEVVLVTGAGHGIGKELAIGYASLGATVVCWDINEKTNNQTMNEIKMMGKNTAYAYQCDVTNRKEVFKVAEKVRKEVGDVTILVNNAGTLFVKKLLDQSADEIRRVIDVNLISHYWMLQAFLPNMIEKNDGHVVAISSVTAFVGATHGTVYCPTKSAVKALMEAISNELRTYSKGKSLIKFTTVFPTLVFTGLLKKIRIRFSNIMGGISPQKAASLIIDAQRQNFKERGIPSYWLPILQLKSIAPNKVFWCIFDFLGLGADEEN
- the LOC126851792 gene encoding 17-beta-hydroxysteroid dehydrogenase 13-like isoform X2; translation: MKKLYDGMLLLAEILFLILKVLYFFCESIFTIFIPATRKSVAGEVVLVTGAGHGIGKELAIGYASLGATVVCWDINEKTNNQTMNEIKMMGKNTAYAYQCDVTNRKEVFKVAEKVRKEVGDVTILVNNAGTLFVKKLLDQSADEIRRVIDVNLISHYWTLQAFLPSMIEKNHGHVVAISSLTAFVGATHGTVYCPTKSAVKALMEAISNELRTYSKGKSLIKFTTVFPTLVFTGLLKKIRIRFSNIMGGISPQKAASLIIDAQRQNFKERGIPSYWLPILQLKSIAPNKVFWCIFDFLGLGADEEN